The following are encoded in a window of Pirellulales bacterium genomic DNA:
- a CDS encoding site-specific integrase, translating into MQSAYRTLDVTKILSRRELAAVLNDLKRKAPRSKNTRLNLALFRLDCCCGLRASEIAKLRVGDVRTELARPHIRIRNGASKGGRPRIVPLWWDAGTLQDLAAWKAERLRAGAEYDEPFLASLIPGRNIKTFSRHTLRKRFRTACRSLGAARLETLTIHHGRHTFISHALAGGRSLAEVRDAAGHANVSITSGYLHVAVEDEAVVGSLFLFA; encoded by the coding sequence ATGCAATCCGCCTATCGAACGCTCGACGTCACGAAGATTCTCTCACGCCGCGAACTGGCCGCGGTGCTAAACGACCTCAAGCGCAAGGCGCCGCGTTCGAAGAACACGCGGCTGAACCTCGCGCTTTTCCGCCTCGACTGCTGTTGCGGTCTGCGGGCCAGCGAGATCGCCAAGCTGCGAGTGGGCGACGTCCGCACGGAGCTGGCGCGACCGCATATCCGCATTCGCAACGGCGCGTCGAAAGGCGGACGGCCGCGGATTGTTCCGCTCTGGTGGGATGCGGGGACGCTGCAAGACTTGGCGGCGTGGAAGGCCGAGCGTCTACGCGCCGGCGCTGAGTACGACGAGCCGTTCCTCGCATCCCTAATTCCCGGTCGCAACATCAAGACCTTTTCGCGCCACACGCTGCGCAAGCGCTTCCGGACTGCGTGCCGATCCCTCGGCGCCGCTCGGCTCGAGACGCTGACCATTCATCACGGTCGCCACACGTTTATCAGCCACGCGTTGGCTGGTGGCAGATCACTGGCCGAGGTGCGGGACGCCGCGGGGCACGCCAATGTCAGCATCACGAGCGGCTATCTGCATGTGGCGGTAGAGGACGAGGCAGTGGTCGGCAGCCTGTTTCTCTTTGCTTAG
- a CDS encoding HD domain-containing phosphohydrolase, whose product MHLNDRILAVDDNVDNLAILEELLGGEYTLRCAINGEDALRVAPEFKPNLVLLDLMMPGLNGHETCDLLRRIPELAAIKIVMVSARRDVRDRLSAYDAGAVDYISKPFHEQEVLAKVRTWMKMIHAQHVEGILQEIDRTREVVGTALVNLASFRDAETGDHLFRLRWYSHTLAEHTAMFDPYRRQIDEQFLQQLYRASPLHDIGKVGIDDAILRKPGPLTPAEFEVIKRHTVIGADILSRAAEKLPHADYLKMAVQVARHHHERWDGGGYPDGLAGEAIPLAARIVAVADVFDALTSDRVYKRAMAASDAANIIEDNSGSQFDPSVVDAFRSRFEEFRQAQGRCAAGVSMSDGELVGASSPSNWSGVGVDHVEHALIL is encoded by the coding sequence ATGCACCTCAATGACCGAATTTTGGCGGTGGACGATAACGTCGATAATCTGGCGATTCTCGAAGAGCTGCTCGGCGGCGAATACACACTGCGATGCGCGATAAACGGCGAAGACGCGCTCCGCGTTGCCCCGGAATTCAAGCCCAACCTCGTGCTCCTCGACTTGATGATGCCGGGACTCAACGGCCATGAGACGTGCGATTTACTTCGACGGATTCCCGAACTCGCCGCGATCAAAATTGTGATGGTCTCGGCGCGTCGCGACGTGAGGGATCGCTTATCCGCCTACGATGCGGGGGCGGTCGATTACATCAGCAAGCCGTTCCATGAACAAGAAGTGCTCGCGAAGGTGCGAACGTGGATGAAGATGATCCACGCTCAGCACGTCGAAGGCATCCTGCAAGAGATCGACCGCACGAGAGAGGTGGTCGGAACGGCCTTGGTCAATTTGGCGTCGTTCCGCGACGCCGAAACCGGCGACCATCTGTTTCGCCTCCGCTGGTATTCTCACACGCTCGCCGAGCATACGGCGATGTTTGATCCTTACCGCCGGCAAATTGATGAGCAGTTCTTGCAGCAACTCTATCGGGCGAGCCCCTTGCATGACATCGGAAAGGTCGGCATCGACGACGCGATTCTCCGGAAACCCGGCCCGCTCACCCCCGCGGAATTCGAGGTGATCAAGCGCCACACCGTCATTGGAGCTGACATCCTTTCTCGGGCAGCGGAAAAACTCCCGCACGCCGACTACTTGAAAATGGCCGTCCAGGTCGCGCGGCACCACCACGAGCGTTGGGATGGCGGCGGCTACCCGGACGGATTGGCGGGCGAGGCTATTCCGTTGGCGGCGAGGATTGTGGCGGTCGCCGACGTTTTCGACGCGCTTACGTCCGATCGCGTCTACAAGCGCGCGATGGCGGCGTCCGATGCCGCCAATATCATCGAAGACAATTCCGGTAGCCAATTCGATCCCTCGGTGGTCGATGCCTTTCGATCTCGTTTTGAGGAGTTTCGGCAGGCTCAAGGGCGGTGTGCAGCGGGCGTCTCGATGAGCGACGGCGAATTGGTCGGCGCTAGCTCGCCCAGCAATTGGTCCGGCGTGGGAGTCGACCACGTCGAGCACGCGCTCATATTGTAG